The Rutidosis leptorrhynchoides isolate AG116_Rl617_1_P2 unplaced genomic scaffold, CSIRO_AGI_Rlap_v1 contig246, whole genome shotgun sequence genome has a window encoding:
- the LOC139882227 gene encoding uncharacterized protein produces the protein MSGATLAMAPRSEQEASKSNRIQTQQQQQSLFGNLMGSLRVIELQLVAFIMVFSISGLVPLLDLIFPIFTSAYLLALSRFAFPAQGHVSSSGSQELFQGSKWFRTYVVIGTSIGLFLPLAYVLGGFARGDDHAVRSATPHLFLLSAQILTENIISGLSLFSAPVRALVPLLYTVRRIFVILDWLTDVWINKTLPANAPTKDIAWFWFGRNLAVANLVYFSINMFCFLIPRFLPRAFERYFKDRDAETHSKSLEDHRSTEANKSSQPTDKKSD, from the exons ATGTCGGGCGCAACATTAGCCATGGCTCCTCGGTCCGAACAGGAAGCCTCAAAATCAAACCGAATCCAAACCCAGCAGCAACAACAGTCCCTATTTGGAAATCTCATGGGTTCGTTACGAGTGATCGAGCTCCAATTAGTAGCCTTCATAATGGTATTTTCGATCAGTGGCCTTGTCCCACTACTAGACTTGATCTTCCCAATATTTACCTCAGCCTACCTTCTAGCCCTGTCCCGGTTCGCCTTTCCGGCTCAGGGACACGTCAGCAGCTCCGGTTCTCAGGAGCTTTTTCAAGGAAGCAAATGGTTCAGGACGTATGTAGTAATCGGGACCTCAATTGGGCTGTTCTTGCCTCTTGCTTACGTGTTGGGTGGGTTCGCACGCGGTGATGATCACGCGGTTCGGTCCGCTACGCCACACTTGTTCTTATTATCGGCTCAGATACTAACCGAAAACATAATTAGCGGTCTGTCCTTGTTTTCCGCTCCGGTCCGGGCTTTAGTCCCGTTGTTGTACACTGTCCGGAGGATCTTTGTGATTTTGGATTGGTTGACTGATGTATGGATCAACAAAACTCTGCCAGCAAATGCACCCACCAAG GATATTGCATGGTTTTGGTTCGGAAGGAATCTTGCAGTTGCGAATTTGGTCTACTTCTCCATAAATATGTTCTGTTTTCTGATCCCTCGATTTCTTCCTCGGGCGTTTGAGAGATATTTTAAGGACCGGGATGCTGAAACCCATTCCAAATCTTTGGAGGATCACCGATCGACAGAGGCCAACAAATCTTCCCAACCAACCGATAAGAAATCTGATTGA